The DNA sequence GGTCGAACGGCTGGCCCGGGACGAAGGCGTCACCGTCCTGCTCACCACCCACGACCTGGCGGAGGCCGAACGGCTCGCGGACCGGATCGGCATGCTGGTCGGCGGCCGGATCCGGGCCTGCGGCACCCCGTCGGACCTGGCCCGGCAGGCCGCCGCACAGGCCGAGGTCCGCTGGACCGCCGACGACGGCACGCACCACCGCGAACGCACCGCGGACCCGTCCCGGCTGGTCTGGGAGATGCACCGGGACGCGGACGGGCCGATCGCCGGCCTGGAGGTCCGCCGCCCGACGCTGGAGGACACCTACCTGCACATGGTGCATCGGCACGCCGACGGCACGGACGGGGCCGCGGAGGGGGAGGAACGGATCGCATGACGAACGACACAGCCGGGGCACACCGGCCACAGGGGCCGCGCCGCCCGGCCTGGCGTACGGGGTGCCGACGCGGCGTCATCGAAGTGCGGCACCTGCTCCGCAACCCGAAGGAGATGTCGGGCCACGTCACCAATGTGGTCGTGGCCCTGCTGGTCGCCGCCTACATCAGCGACGACGTGCCAGGCACCGACACCCCGCTGGCCCATCTGGTGCTCGCGGGCTTCGCCGCCTACCTGCTGTTCCAGATCGGCCTGATCAGCCTCCCGCAGATGCTCGTCACCGAGCGGGAGGAGGGTGTTCTGCTGCGGCTGCGCGCCACGCCCGGCGGGATACCGGCGTATCTCGTGGCCAAGTGCCTGCTGCTGGTCACCATGGCGACCGGCAGCCTGGCGCTGCTCCTGGGAGCCTCGGCGCTGCTGGTGGACGGTCCGCTGCCGCGCGACGGGGGCGGCTGGGTGACGCTGCTGTGGGTCACCGCGCTCGGTCTGCTGGCCGTCGTACCGCTGGGCGCCGCCCTGGGCGCCGTGCTGCCCAACCCGCGGGAGGCGCTGGCCCTGATCGTGCTGCCCGCCATGGGGCTGCTGATCACCTCCGGAGCGGTCTTCCCGATCACCTCGCTGCCCGTGCCGGTCCAGCAGGTGGCCGCCGTCTTCCCGCTGAAGTGGATGGCCCAGGGACTGCGTTCGGCGCTGCTGCCGGACGCCGCGCGGGCGGCGGAGCCGGCCGGTTCCTGGGAGCTGCCCATGGTCGCGCTGGTACTGGCCGCCTGGGCGGTCGTCGGGTTCCTCCTGGCGGTGCCCCTGCTGCGGCGCGCGGCCCGCCGGGAGTCCGGCTCCCGCCTGGCCGCGCGCCACCGCAAGGCGGCGGAGAGCGGAGCGGTGCCCGCGTAGCCGGACCCCGCGCCGGTACGGGGCCCGGCCTCAGGAGGCTCCCGAGTCCTCGCCGCGGGGCCGCACCAGACGCGGCCGGCGGACCCACGGGAAACGGGCCCACGGGAGACGGACGCGCGCGAGGGTTCCCGGTTCTCCGCCGGGGCCCTGGTGCCCGTGCACACGGGGATCGTCCGTGACGTCGTACCGCTTCACATAGGCGCCGAGGAACGCCTGGAGGGTGGCGATCGCGGGGATGGCGATCAGCGCGCCGACGGCACCGAGCAGGGCGGTGCCGGCGACGACCGAGCCGAAGGCGACCGCCGGGTGGATGTCGACGGTCCTGGCGGTCAGCTTGGGCTGCAGGACGTAGTTCTCGAACTGCTGGTAGAACACCACGAAGATCAGCACCCACAGCGCGTACCACGGGTCGACCGTGAAGGCGATCAGCATGGGCAGCGCACCCGCGAGATAGGTGCCGATGGTGGGGATGAACTGCGACACCAGTCCCACCCAGACGGCGAGGACGGGCGCGTAGGGCACCTCGAGGATCTCCAGCAGCACGAAGTGCGCCAGGCCGGAGATCAGGGCCATCAGTCCGCGCGAGTACAGGTAGCCGCCGGTCTTGTTCACGGCGATCTCCCACGCGCGCAGCACCTCGGCCTGCCGGGCGGGCGGCAGCAGCGAGCAGACGGTGCGCCGCAGCCGCGGCCCGTCGGCGGCGAAGTAGAAGGAGAAGAGGCCCACGGTCAGCAGCTGGAAGAGACCGCCGAGGACCTGGGCGGACACGTCGAGGACGCCGGTGGCGCTGTTCTGGACGTAGTTGCGCAGCCAGTCGGAGCGCAGCAGGCCCTCCTGGATGTCCACCCGCCGCAGCTCGGTGTGGAAGTGCGCGTTGACCCAGTTGATCACGGAGTCGAGGTAGTCCGGGAAGTCCTCGACGATCTTGATGATCTGGCCCGCCAGCATGGACCCGAGCAGGGTGACGAAGCCCGCCGCCGTGATCAGTACGCCCAGGAAGACGAGGAACGTGCCCAGGCCCCGGCGCACCCCGCGCGCGGCCATCCAGCTCACCGCGGGTTCGACGGCGAGCGCCAGGAAGAACGCGATCAGGACGTTGATCAGCAGCCCGGTGAGCTGGTGGAAGGCCCAGCTGCCGAGCTGGAACACGGCGATCAGCGCGAGCGCGAGCACCATGGCGCGCGGCAGCCAGCGCGGCATGCGGGCACCCGGCCGGGCCGTGGGGTCCACCGGGGGGCCGGCGGGCGGCGGCGCTCCGGGCGCGGTGGGATGCCGGGCTGCCTGCCCGGTCTCGTCAGTGGTTGCCACGGCTCAAGTCTCGCCCACACCGGCGGCGGGACGTCCGCCGCCCGTCGGTCTCTGTGACGATCAGCGCTTCTCCAGGGGGACGTGCATCACCGAGCAGACCACGTGCCAGACGTCCTTGGCGCTCCAGCCGGCCGCCAGGGCCTCGTGCACCGTGCGCCCGCCGAGCTCGGACATGACATGGTCCCGCGCGAAGGTGTCGGCATACCCCGCACCGAAGTGCTCCGTCATCCGCTCCCAGAAAACCGTCAACCGCATGCCCCCAGTATCCCGCCTGTGGGGGTGGCCCCGGGCCGGTGCGCCTGCGGGCACCACTTTGCCCCTACGGTCGGACCCATGGCCGATACCGGAGCTGCCCCGACGCCCCCGACCTCCCCGCCGCAGGGCCCGCTCGCGCGGGCGGAGCGGTTCGTCTGGCTCACCGCGCGGGTGCTCGAACAGCACCTCTTCGCCCACCACTTCCGGGACGGCGGTGCCGGCCCGGTGGAGCGGGCGCTGGACGCCTACCGCAACGAGGACGGCGGGTACGGTCACGGGCTGGAGCCCGATCTGCGCGGTCCGGTCAGCCAGCCGCTGCACACCGCCCGCGCGCTGCGGGTGCTGGACGCGGTGGGGCGCTGCGGCGGCCGCCGCGCGGAGGACGTCTGCCGCTACCTGACGTCCGTCTCCACGGCGGACGGCGCGCTTCCGGCGATCCATCCCGGGCAGCGCGGCTATCCGGCGGCGCCCTTCGTGCCGGTCGTGGACGACCCGCCCGGGGAGCTGCTGGCCACCGGGCCGGTGGTGGGGCTGCTGCACCGCGGCGAGGTGTGGCACGCCTGGCTGTTCCGCGCCACGGACTTCTGCTGGCGGGCCGCGGAGTCGCTGGAGAGGTCCCACCCCTACGAGGTGGAGGCCGCGGTGGCGTTCCTGGACAACGCCCCCGACCGCGCCCGCGCGGAGGCCGCCGCCGACCGGCTGGGCCGTCTGGTACGCCGGCAGCGGCTCGCGGCACTCGACCCGGACGACCTCGACGCGTACCCGGTGGCGCCGGGCTACGCCCCGCGCGAGCACCACTTCCCGCACGACTACGCGCGGACGCCGCACTCCCTGGCGCGCGCGTGGTTCACGGACGAGGAGATGGCACGCTCCCTGGACTTCCTCGCGGCCGAGCAGCAGGAGGACGGCGGCTGGCCCGTGCGGTGGCGCCAGTGGGCCCCGGGTCCCTCTCTGGAGGCGCGCTCCATGGTGACGATCGACGCCCTGCGCACGCTGGAGGCGTACGGCCGCCCCGTCCGCTGAGCGACGTCCCTGCGCGTCCCCCCGCGTCCCCGCGCGGGGACGCCGAAGCCGCGGCCGCCGCCTCATCCGCCCAGGGCTCGCACCCCCGCCGTAACGACGACGGCCGATGCGACGACGAGCAGGAACGGGGCGCGCAGCACCAGGGCCACGGCGGCCGCCGCCACCCCCGCCGCCCGGGCGTCCAGGACCAGCGCCTGGCCGTCGGAGAACGTCTGCTGGGCCGTCAGGGCGGCGAGCAGGGCGACCGGCAGCAGCGCGGCGAGGCGCCGCACGACGGGCCGTTCCAGGGCCCCGGCGGGCACCAGCAGCCCGGCGAGTTTGACGGCGTAGCAGCCGACGGCCGTCACGCCGATCGCGATCCAGATGTTCAACGGTCCCCCTCCGGTGCGTCACCGCGCGATGCGCTCCCGCGGCCCCGTGCCCACAGCACGGCCGGCGCCGCGAGCGCGGCCACCAGGACCGGCACTCCGGCCGGCAGGACGGGCAGCAGACCGAGCCCCAGGAGGACGGCGAGCCCGGCGACGGTCCGCTCGGTACCGGCCCGCAGCATGGGGGCGAGCAACGCCAGGAAGACCGCGGGACCGGCCGCGTCCAGCCCCCACGCGTCGGTGTCCCCGATGGCCTCGGCGCCCAGCGCGCCGAGCAGCGTGGTGAGGTTCCACAGCAGGTACAGGCTGAGCCCGGTCACCACGAACCCGATGCGTGCGCCGCGCCGGGTGGGCTGGGCGAGCGAGACCGCGGCCGTCTCGTCGATGACCCACTGGGCGGCGAACGGGCGCACCGCGCGGGGAAGCGCCAGCAACTGCGACAGGCGCAGCCCGTAGAAGGCGTTGCGCACCCCGAGGAAGAACGCCCCCGCGGCGGCCGTGAACGGGCTGCCGCCGGCCGCCAGCGCCCCCACCAGCGCGAACTGGGACGCACCGGTGAACACCAGCAGGCTGAGCGCGCACGTCTGGAGCAGGGTGAGCCCGCTGCCCGCCGAGGTCACGCCGAAGGCGAACCCGGAGAGCCCGACGGCGATCCCGACCCCGAGGGCGTCCCGTACGACGGCGCCGTCCGGTTTCCCTCCTCCGTCGTCCCGTATGTCCGCGTGTGCTGCTGTCCGCTCCGTTGCCACGCCCCCGACGGTACGAGGGGGCCGGGCCGCGCGTCTTGTACGTTCTTGCGCTCGCGCTGGTACGCGCCCGGGGGCACGCCGACGATCCGGCCGAAGTGCCGGTTCAGGTGCGGCTGGTCGGTGAAACCGACCGCGACGGCCGCCTCCGACGGCGCCGTCCCGGCGTCCAGCAGCCGCCGTGCGCGCCGCACGCGCGCGTCGGTGAGCCAGGTGTGCGGCGGCATCCCGTAGGTGTCCCGGAAGGCGCGCAGCAGGGCGAAGGGGCTGGTGCCGAGTTCGCCGGCCAGCCGCTCCAGCGTCGGCGGCGCGGCCATCCGCTCCTCCAGCAGGGTCCGCGCGCGTGCGGCCATCCGGGCGCCCGCCGTGCGCACCTCGCGCCGCGGCGGTGACCCGCCGTTCAGCCGCAGCAGCCGGGTCACGGCCACCCGGAGCAGGGTGTCGGCGGCGAGCGCGTTGCCCTCGTCGGTGGCCCGCAGCACCTGGTGCACCAGGTGGACGGCGTACGGGTCGTCGAGGACCGGTGCGACGAATCCCGGGGTGCCGCGCAGCGCGGTGGTCTCGGCGGCGATCGCGGCCACCACCTCCGGTGACGGGTACACCGCCCCGTACCGCCATCCCTCGGGGACGCCCGCCCTGCCGGTGTGCGGGGTGTCGGGGTTGACGAGCGCGAGGGCTCCGGCGCCCGCGTACACGTCTTCGCCGCCGTGGTGGAAGACCTCCACGCCGTCGGCGATGGCGGCGATCACGAAGTGCTCGTGGGTGTGCCGGACGAACGTCTTCCGTATGTAGCGGGCACGCAGCAGGTCGACACCGGGCAGTTCGTCGTACCGCCAGTGCCGCGCACGCTCCTTGCGCGATTCCGCCATGCGGCCATTGTCCCCGCCGTCCCCGTCCCCTGGTCCGCCCCCGTCCGGAACACCCCAGGTCCGCCCGGCTCGGCCGCATTGTCAGTGCCGGGGTGCACGATGGACGCATGGTCAGCGATCCGCACCGGGCCCTCGACGGCTTCTCCCCCGCGACCCGCGGCTGGTTCACGGGGGCGTTCTCCGCGCCCACCGCCGCCCAGGCCGGCGCGTGGCGGGCCATCGGGGAGGGGTCGGACGTGCTGGTGGTGGCCCCCACCGGCTCCGGGAAGACCCTGGCCGCCTTCCTCGCGGCCCTGGACCAGCTGGCCTCCACTCCCGCGCCCGCCGACCCCAAGAAGCGTTGCCGCGTCCTGTACGTCTCGCCGCTGAAGGCCCTGGCGGTCGACGTCGAGCGCAACCTCCGCAGCCCGCTGACCGGCATCCGCCAGGAGTCCGTCCGCCTCGGGCTGCCCGAGCCCGAGGTGAAGGTTGGCATCCGCTCCGGCGACACCCCGCCGGCCGAGCGCCGCGCCCTGGCCACCCGGCCGCCGGACATCCTGATCACCACCCCGGAGTCGCTGTTCCTGATGCTGACGTCCGCCACGCGCGACGCGCTGACGGGCGTGGAGACGGTGATCCTCGACGAGGTGCACGCGGTCGCGGGCACCAAGCGCGGCGCGCACCTGGCGCTCTCCCTGGAGCGGCTGGACGAGCTGCTGCCCCGGCCGGCCCGCCGCATCGGCCTGTCGGCGACCGTGCGGCCGGTGGACGAGGTCGCCCGGTTCCTGTCCCCGCGCCGCAAGGTGGAGATCGTCCAGCCGAAGTCGGGCAAGGAGTTCGACCTCTCCGTCGTGGTGCCGGTGGAGGACCTGGGCGAGCTGGGCGGCTCGCCGGTCGCCGACGGCTCGGAGGGCGCCGAGCGCCCGTCGATCTGGCCGCACGTCGAGGAGCGGATCACCGACCTGGTGCAGTCCCACCGCTCGACCATCGTGTTCGCGAACTCCCGCCGCCTCGCCGAGCGGCTGTGCAACCGGCTCAACGAGATCGCCTACGAGCGGGCCACCGGTGAGCCCCTGGACGAGCACCACTCCCCCGCCGAGCTCATGGGCGGCTCCGGAGCCGCCCAGGGCGCCCCCTCGGTCATCGCCCGCGCCCACCACGGTTCGGTCTCCAAGGAGCAGCGCTCCCTGGTCGAGGAGGACCTCAAGGCGGGCCGGCTCCCCGCGGTGGTCGCCACCTCCAGCCTGGAGCTGGGCATCGACATGGGCGCCGTCGACCTGGTGGTCCAGGTCGAGTCGCCGCCGTCGGTCGCCTCCGGGCTCCAGCGCGTCGGCCGCGCGGGGCACCAGGTGGGCGCGGTCTCCACGGGCGTGGTGTTCCCGAAGTACCGGGGCGACCTGGTGCAGGCCGCCGTGGTGACCGAGCGGATGCGCACCGGCGCCATCGAGTCCCTGAGGGTGCCCGCCAACCCACTGGACGTCCTGGCCCAGCAGCTCGTCGCCATGACGGCCATGGACACCTGGCAGCTCGACGACCTGCTCGCCATGGTCCGCCGCGCGGCGCCGTTCGCCTCGCTGCCGGAGTCCGCCTTCACGGGCGTGCTGGACATGCTCGCCGGCCGCTACCCGTCCGACGCGTTCGCGGAGCTGCGCCCGCGCGTGGTGTGGGACCGGGTCACGGGCGAGATCACCGGCCGCCCAGGGGCCCAGCGCCTGGCCGTCACCTCCGGGGGCACGATCCCCGACCGCGGCCTCTTCGGTGTCTTCCTGGCCGGCGCCGACCCCAAGAAGGGCGGCGGACGGGTCGGCGAGCTGGACGAGGAGATGGTCTACGAGTCCCGCGTGGGCGACGTCTTCACCCT is a window from the Streptomyces capillispiralis genome containing:
- a CDS encoding AzlD domain-containing protein, which encodes MNIWIAIGVTAVGCYAVKLAGLLVPAGALERPVVRRLAALLPVALLAALTAQQTFSDGQALVLDARAAGVAAAAVALVLRAPFLLVVASAVVVTAGVRALGG
- a CDS encoding DUF3046 domain-containing protein, giving the protein MRLTVFWERMTEHFGAGYADTFARDHVMSELGGRTVHEALAAGWSAKDVWHVVCSVMHVPLEKR
- a CDS encoding AI-2E family transporter, with amino-acid sequence MATTDETGQAARHPTAPGAPPPAGPPVDPTARPGARMPRWLPRAMVLALALIAVFQLGSWAFHQLTGLLINVLIAFFLALAVEPAVSWMAARGVRRGLGTFLVFLGVLITAAGFVTLLGSMLAGQIIKIVEDFPDYLDSVINWVNAHFHTELRRVDIQEGLLRSDWLRNYVQNSATGVLDVSAQVLGGLFQLLTVGLFSFYFAADGPRLRRTVCSLLPPARQAEVLRAWEIAVNKTGGYLYSRGLMALISGLAHFVLLEILEVPYAPVLAVWVGLVSQFIPTIGTYLAGALPMLIAFTVDPWYALWVLIFVVFYQQFENYVLQPKLTARTVDIHPAVAFGSVVAGTALLGAVGALIAIPAIATLQAFLGAYVKRYDVTDDPRVHGHQGPGGEPGTLARVRLPWARFPWVRRPRLVRPRGEDSGAS
- a CDS encoding AraC family transcriptional regulator translates to MAESRKERARHWRYDELPGVDLLRARYIRKTFVRHTHEHFVIAAIADGVEVFHHGGEDVYAGAGALALVNPDTPHTGRAGVPEGWRYGAVYPSPEVVAAIAAETTALRGTPGFVAPVLDDPYAVHLVHQVLRATDEGNALAADTLLRVAVTRLLRLNGGSPPRREVRTAGARMAARARTLLEERMAAPPTLERLAGELGTSPFALLRAFRDTYGMPPHTWLTDARVRRARRLLDAGTAPSEAAVAVGFTDQPHLNRHFGRIVGVPPGAYQRERKNVQDARPGPLVPSGAWQRSGQQHTRTYGTTEEGNRTAPSYGTPSGSGSPSGSPGSPSA
- a CDS encoding AzlC family ABC transporter permease, whose translation is MRDDGGGKPDGAVVRDALGVGIAVGLSGFAFGVTSAGSGLTLLQTCALSLLVFTGASQFALVGALAAGGSPFTAAAGAFFLGVRNAFYGLRLSQLLALPRAVRPFAAQWVIDETAAVSLAQPTRRGARIGFVVTGLSLYLLWNLTTLLGALGAEAIGDTDAWGLDAAGPAVFLALLAPMLRAGTERTVAGLAVLLGLGLLPVLPAGVPVLVAALAAPAVLWARGRGSASRGDAPEGDR
- a CDS encoding ABC transporter permease, coding for MTNDTAGAHRPQGPRRPAWRTGCRRGVIEVRHLLRNPKEMSGHVTNVVVALLVAAYISDDVPGTDTPLAHLVLAGFAAYLLFQIGLISLPQMLVTEREEGVLLRLRATPGGIPAYLVAKCLLLVTMATGSLALLLGASALLVDGPLPRDGGGWVTLLWVTALGLLAVVPLGAALGAVLPNPREALALIVLPAMGLLITSGAVFPITSLPVPVQQVAAVFPLKWMAQGLRSALLPDAARAAEPAGSWELPMVALVLAAWAVVGFLLAVPLLRRAARRESGSRLAARHRKAAESGAVPA